A genomic stretch from Colwellia sp. Arc7-635 includes:
- a CDS encoding CHASE domain-containing protein has product MINNISMKALFLAIAVSCIGSWSTYYLSIQINERLETQGYLELENIAKQVSIHYQDAIDTSLNDLQALQAFYSANQQTLTQDQFNKYMHVLDLDRRHYIQALSWVPLVEGVDRENFENKQRQYQENFNIKALNEAGKLSKSAVKIEYTPVTYISPYNTNKSAQGFDLSSNNNRRASLHYARNSGGMTTTAKIRLVQEKGDSYGFLIIAPVYKYGESTISEAERKLALLGYVTGVFRIDTLMTNARRQADKEDLVLTLLDINENDGGVLYGEVSDTESFDYDIAIPDRRWQLKVSFNKSLQESIESSPIVSWILAGGILVSLLLALSIYALQIAIGRARHISHLSTQLQRQNSELEKTVAERTKTLADKNNQLNLHVEELTEQRKELSRLMNESQSAKAIAEDRAKDLARSNRDLDEFAYVASHDLKAPLRGIDQLASWVVEDTEEGSYQDIPRNLNLIRSRVQRLEALLNDLLTYSRANKQSMELTLIDCNTMVVDSFELLSPPKEFRLTLNGELPIFSTAKSPFEQVLRNLLNNAVKHHDKSDGHIEVRCDDDEDEKFYRFIIKDNGPGIESEYFEDIFKMFKTLKPRDETEGSGMGLALIKKIVEHYEGHVYVESVLGQGSTFSFTWPKVL; this is encoded by the coding sequence ATGATAAATAACATTTCAATGAAGGCACTCTTTTTAGCTATTGCAGTAAGTTGCATTGGCAGCTGGAGTACATATTATTTATCAATACAAATTAATGAACGACTGGAAACTCAAGGCTACTTAGAACTAGAGAATATCGCTAAGCAAGTTTCTATTCACTACCAAGATGCAATTGATACATCCCTCAATGATTTACAGGCATTACAAGCTTTTTATAGCGCCAATCAGCAAACGTTAACGCAAGATCAATTTAATAAATATATGCACGTATTAGATCTTGATCGCCGCCATTACATTCAGGCATTAAGTTGGGTACCTTTAGTCGAAGGTGTTGATCGTGAAAACTTTGAAAATAAACAAAGGCAATACCAAGAAAATTTCAATATCAAAGCACTCAACGAAGCCGGAAAACTCAGCAAAAGTGCTGTTAAAATAGAATACACACCGGTTACTTATATTAGTCCCTACAATACTAATAAAAGTGCACAAGGCTTTGATTTAAGTAGTAATAATAATCGTCGTGCTTCATTGCATTATGCGCGGAATAGTGGGGGGATGACCACAACAGCAAAAATTCGCTTAGTACAAGAAAAAGGCGACTCGTATGGGTTTTTGATTATAGCGCCGGTTTATAAATATGGTGAAAGTACGATTAGTGAAGCTGAGCGTAAACTGGCGTTGTTAGGCTATGTTACTGGAGTGTTTAGAATTGATACTTTAATGACTAATGCACGAAGACAAGCCGATAAAGAAGACCTAGTGTTAACTTTGTTAGATATTAATGAAAATGATGGCGGGGTACTTTATGGTGAGGTTAGCGATACTGAGTCTTTCGATTATGATATAGCTATTCCCGACAGACGTTGGCAATTAAAAGTATCCTTTAATAAAAGCTTGCAAGAAAGTATTGAATCGTCTCCAATTGTTAGCTGGATTTTAGCGGGCGGGATACTGGTTAGTTTACTACTAGCATTGAGTATTTACGCTTTACAAATTGCTATTGGCAGAGCACGTCACATTAGTCATTTAAGTACCCAATTACAGCGTCAAAATAGTGAATTAGAAAAAACCGTTGCCGAGCGCACTAAAACACTGGCTGATAAAAACAATCAATTAAATCTGCATGTCGAAGAGCTCACAGAGCAAAGAAAAGAATTATCCCGTTTGATGAATGAATCGCAATCAGCAAAAGCTATTGCGGAAGACCGAGCAAAAGATTTAGCACGCTCAAACCGTGATTTAGATGAATTTGCCTATGTTGCATCGCATGATTTAAAAGCGCCTTTGCGCGGTATTGATCAACTGGCGAGTTGGGTGGTTGAAGATACTGAGGAGGGGAGTTACCAAGATATTCCTAGAAACTTAAACTTGATACGCAGTAGAGTACAACGTCTGGAGGCATTATTAAATGACCTGCTAACGTACTCACGAGCTAATAAGCAAAGTATGGAACTCACCTTAATAGATTGTAATACAATGGTTGTTGATTCATTTGAGCTTCTGTCACCACCGAAGGAATTTCGTCTTACGCTTAATGGTGAACTCCCCATATTTTCAACAGCTAAATCTCCTTTTGAGCAAGTGTTGAGAAATTTGCTTAATAATGCTGTTAAGCACCATGATAAAAGTGATGGACATATTGAAGTTCGATGTGATGACGATGAAGATGAAAAATTCTATCGATTTATCATAAAGGACAATGGCCCAGGTATTGAAAGTGAATACTTTGAAGATATTTTTAAAATGTTTAAAACATTGAAGCCTCGAGATGAAACCGAAGGCAGTGGTATGGGCTTGGCGTTAATTAAAAAAATTGTTGAACATTACGAAGGGCATGTGTATGTAGAATCAGTCTTAGGACAAGGTAGTACATTCTCATTTACTTGGCCAAAAGTTTTATAA
- a CDS encoding response regulator, which yields MLAMDSNYGEVRILLIEDDDIDAMAVERGIRKLKLANPICRAMNGLEALEILRDKDAITRPYIILLDLNMPIMGGLEFLKRIREDRDLKDSIIFVLTTSAADEDRAAAYEENVAGYIVKSDVKDGFHQVINMLDCYWRLVLLPK from the coding sequence ATGTTAGCAATGGATAGTAATTATGGCGAAGTACGTATTTTATTGATAGAAGATGACGATATAGATGCAATGGCTGTGGAAAGAGGCATCCGTAAACTCAAATTAGCAAACCCAATTTGTAGAGCTATGAATGGTTTGGAAGCGTTAGAAATACTACGTGATAAAGACGCGATTACAAGGCCTTATATTATTTTGCTCGATCTTAATATGCCCATTATGGGAGGTTTAGAGTTTCTAAAAAGAATTCGAGAAGATCGTGACTTAAAAGATTCTATTATTTTTGTTTTAACAACCTCTGCTGCTGATGAAGATCGCGCTGCGGCTTATGAAGAGAATGTAGCCGGTTATATCGTAAAATCTGATGTTAAGGATGGCTTTCATCAAGTGATTAATATGCTGGATTGTTATTGGCGACTAGTGCTACTGCCTAAGTAA